Proteins encoded together in one Geothermobacter hydrogeniphilus window:
- a CDS encoding TetR/AcrR family transcriptional regulator, producing MKQFWSVGFTATSLQDLLRVMGLSKSSFYQTFGSKHELFLRCLELYQSRLIQRLKGQMAGEWSGIGFIRNLFSEVILEASRPEKYGCLLVNTAGEFAQRDTEIAQLVSRGLEKLRQLFLRAIRQAQSQGDVESEKDAELLARYLVTTICGIRSMIKGGTEKKDLEMVVKIALGVLG from the coding sequence ATGAAGCAGTTCTGGTCCGTTGGTTTTACCGCGACCTCGCTGCAGGATCTGTTGCGCGTCATGGGGCTGTCCAAAAGCAGCTTCTACCAGACGTTCGGCAGCAAACATGAACTTTTTCTGAGATGTCTTGAGCTCTACCAGTCCAGGCTGATCCAGAGGCTGAAAGGGCAAATGGCGGGGGAATGGTCGGGGATCGGTTTTATCCGCAATCTGTTTTCCGAAGTCATCCTGGAGGCTTCCCGACCGGAAAAGTATGGATGCCTGCTGGTCAATACGGCGGGAGAATTCGCACAACGGGACACCGAAATTGCTCAGCTTGTCTCCCGGGGCCTTGAAAAACTCAGGCAGCTTTTTCTGCGCGCCATCCGGCAGGCGCAGAGCCAGGGGGACGTGGAATCGGAAAAAGATGCTGAGCTGCTTGCCCGCTACCTGGTCACAACCATCTGCGGCATCCGCAGCATGATCAAGGGGGGGACCGAAAAAAAAGATCTGGAGATGGTTGTGAAAATTGCCCTGGGGGTATTGGGCTAA
- a CDS encoding anti-sigma regulatory factor: MTGRKTIELRQESDLVLLRKTCREILIQLGFRLVAQTKLVTAASELGRNVLTHGGGGQAHFDVLERSGRRGLKMEFVDQGPGIADIRQAMTDGYTTAGGLGFGLGAAQRLANEFIIQSTPGQGTRVTIIGWTL, translated from the coding sequence ATGACCGGCCGCAAGACGATTGAACTGCGACAGGAATCAGATCTGGTCCTGTTGCGCAAGACCTGTCGGGAGATACTGATTCAGCTCGGTTTTCGTCTGGTCGCCCAGACCAAGCTGGTGACCGCCGCCAGTGAACTGGGACGCAACGTTCTGACACATGGCGGTGGCGGTCAGGCCCATTTCGACGTGCTGGAACGCTCCGGCCGCCGGGGGCTGAAGATGGAGTTTGTCGATCAGGGGCCGGGCATCGCCGACATCAGACAGGCGATGACCGATGGCTACACCACGGCCGGCGGGCTCGGTTTCGGTCTCGGTGCCGCCCAGCGGCTGGCAAACGAATTCATCATTCAGTCAACTCCCGGTCAGGGAACCCGCGTCACCATCATCGGCTGGACTCTTTGA
- a CDS encoding ATP-binding protein, whose translation MRQHILTLRIAYEQDVVLARQRAAAIADGLGFDRQDISRIATAVSELARNAFRHAGGGRVRFAVDHHRLLIEVNDQGPGFGNPQTAQDGASDECHTRGRGLAGVKRIMDLFDLASSHDGTRVLVGKALSAEQTSPTPDLIQKLIRRLCRQQPQSPYEEIQRQNQELLAAMASLRQKQQELEQLNRELTDTNRGIIFLSRELEEKADHLQRINRLQAQFISHLSHEFRTPLNAILGLAQLLLDEADGELNPEQRKQLGYIHLASKNLTDLVNDLLDLARLEAGKMTLRVAPCSAGQLLSSLRGMLKPTLGDKQRQVVLAVEDVDDDFPLLETDENKLAQILRNLVSNALKFTERGEVRVRADYDTQRDQVRFQVTDTGIGIAPEDQERIFEEYTQIDHRLQGRVKGTGLGLPLSRKLAHALGGDLTVESVPGRGSCFTLQIPRRLQLSDREAQ comes from the coding sequence ATGCGACAACACATTCTGACCCTGCGTATCGCCTACGAACAGGATGTGGTTCTGGCCCGGCAGCGGGCGGCGGCCATCGCCGACGGTCTCGGCTTTGACCGCCAGGACATCTCGCGCATCGCCACGGCGGTATCGGAACTGGCCCGCAACGCCTTCCGCCACGCAGGTGGCGGTCGCGTCCGTTTCGCCGTCGATCACCACCGGCTGCTGATCGAAGTCAACGACCAGGGGCCCGGTTTCGGCAACCCTCAGACCGCGCAGGACGGCGCCAGCGACGAATGCCACACCAGGGGGCGGGGGCTGGCAGGCGTCAAGCGCATCATGGATCTTTTCGACCTGGCATCCAGCCACGACGGCACCCGGGTTCTGGTCGGCAAGGCCCTGTCGGCCGAACAGACCTCCCCCACCCCCGATCTCATCCAGAAGCTGATCCGCCGTCTGTGCCGGCAGCAACCGCAAAGTCCCTACGAAGAAATTCAGCGCCAGAACCAGGAACTTCTGGCAGCGATGGCCAGCCTGCGGCAGAAACAGCAGGAACTGGAACAGCTCAACCGCGAGCTGACCGACACCAACCGTGGCATTATCTTCCTGAGCCGGGAACTGGAAGAAAAGGCCGATCACCTGCAGCGGATCAACCGGCTGCAGGCCCAGTTTATCTCCCACCTCAGCCATGAATTCCGCACTCCGCTCAACGCCATCCTCGGCCTGGCCCAGCTGTTGCTCGACGAAGCCGACGGCGAACTGAATCCCGAGCAGCGCAAGCAGCTTGGCTACATCCATCTCGCGTCGAAAAATCTGACCGACCTGGTCAACGACCTGCTCGACCTGGCCCGACTCGAGGCCGGCAAGATGACATTGCGGGTCGCTCCCTGCAGTGCCGGCCAGCTGCTCAGTTCTCTGCGCGGCATGCTCAAACCGACCCTGGGCGACAAGCAGCGGCAGGTGGTCTTGGCGGTGGAAGACGTCGACGACGACTTTCCGCTGCTGGAAACGGACGAGAACAAACTGGCACAGATACTGCGCAACCTGGTTTCCAACGCTCTCAAGTTCACCGAGCGGGGGGAAGTCAGGGTCAGGGCTGACTACGACACGCAGCGCGACCAGGTCCGCTTTCAGGTCACCGACACCGGGATCGGCATCGCGCCCGAGGACCAGGAGCGGATTTTCGAAGAATACACCCAGATCGACCACCGGCTGCAGGGCCGGGTCAAGGGGACGGGCCTCGGATTGCCGCTGTCCCGTAAACTCGCCCACGCCCTTGGCGGTGATCTCACCGTTGAAAGTGTTCCTGGTCGGGGTTCCTGTTTCACTCTGCAGATTCCCCGGCGACTGCAACTCTCCGACAGGGAGGCGCAATGA
- a CDS encoding ATP-binding protein — protein sequence MRDQILCDIRHDADVGELRRQATAFCQATGFDEESLGRVAIVCTELANNIIRHAGSSGQVVLRQITETAVPGIDIVALDTGSGMSNVERSLQDGYSTAGTCGNGLGAVQRLSDLFDIDARPRHGTAVICRIWSRPHPDLFPSPFITGAFRLPASCEEVCGDTWAIDQMDERLCCLLCDGLGHGIHAAEAAEAAVTSFLQARGEPIVSRLEQIHEALRPTRGGAVALIEIDANSNRLIHVGLGNIAVRYRHRGQWYHLPSRQGIAGHIRASLRSSESAFEPGDLLIMHSDGLSSRWDPAVKPGLFERHPLLTAAVLCRDHRRGADDVAVLAIRRSEPCDNTF from the coding sequence ATGCGCGATCAGATACTCTGCGACATCCGCCACGACGCCGACGTCGGAGAACTGCGCCGCCAGGCGACGGCTTTCTGCCAAGCAACCGGCTTTGACGAAGAATCTCTGGGACGGGTGGCAATCGTCTGCACCGAACTGGCAAACAATATCATCCGCCATGCCGGCAGCAGCGGACAGGTTGTCCTGCGACAGATCACCGAAACAGCCGTTCCCGGCATCGACATTGTCGCCCTTGACACCGGCTCCGGCATGAGCAATGTCGAACGCAGCCTGCAGGACGGTTATTCTACCGCCGGCACCTGCGGCAACGGTCTCGGCGCCGTACAACGGCTGTCCGACCTGTTCGATATCGATGCCCGCCCCCGTCATGGCACCGCCGTCATCTGCCGCATCTGGAGCCGGCCACACCCCGACCTGTTCCCGTCTCCGTTCATAACCGGTGCCTTCCGCCTGCCGGCCAGCTGCGAGGAGGTCTGTGGTGACACCTGGGCCATCGACCAGATGGACGAACGGCTCTGCTGCCTTCTCTGCGACGGTCTCGGCCACGGCATCCATGCCGCCGAAGCAGCGGAAGCGGCCGTCACCTCTTTTCTGCAGGCCCGGGGTGAACCGATCGTCAGCCGGCTCGAGCAGATCCATGAAGCTTTGCGGCCGACCCGGGGCGGGGCAGTCGCCCTGATCGAGATCGATGCCAATAGCAACCGGCTGATCCATGTCGGTCTCGGTAATATTGCCGTCCGCTACCGGCATCGTGGGCAGTGGTATCATTTGCCTTCCCGGCAGGGCATCGCCGGTCATATCCGTGCCAGCCTGCGTTCCAGCGAATCGGCTTTCGAACCAGGTGACCTGCTGATCATGCACAGCGACGGCCTGTCGTCCCGCTGGGATCCGGCCGTCAAACCGGGCCTGTTCGAACGCCACCCCCTGCTGACGGCGGCCGTCCTCTGCCGCGACCATCGTCGCGGTGCCGATGACGTCGCGGTCCTGGCAATCCGACGGAGCGAGCCATGCGACAACACATTCTGA
- a CDS encoding tautomerase family protein, translated as MPHLQFEINRSLKEAEKITIATQARQLFSAVMDTGTDHISISIREFPACNLSIGRAHEPERGIALVNADIRAGRTMEQRRELTLGFMDLLHRTLQIPKEQMYVTLTEHKGEDFHLQERFLASWQEGEDPLVD; from the coding sequence ATGCCCCACTTACAATTTGAAATCAATCGCAGCCTGAAAGAGGCCGAAAAAATCACCATTGCCACCCAGGCAAGACAGCTTTTTTCTGCAGTGATGGACACCGGAACCGATCACATCAGTATCTCGATACGTGAATTTCCTGCCTGCAATCTCTCCATCGGCCGTGCACATGAACCGGAAAGAGGCATCGCCCTGGTCAATGCTGATATCAGGGCGGGACGGACCATGGAACAGCGGCGGGAGTTGACCCTCGGATTTATGGACCTGCTGCACCGTACCCTGCAGATTCCCAAAGAACAGATGTATGTCACGCTGACCGAACACAAGGGCGAGGATTTCCATCTGCAGGAGAGGTTCCTGGCGAGTTGGCAGGAGGGGGAAGACCCTTTGGTGGACTAG
- a CDS encoding HI0074 family nucleotidyltransferase substrate-binding subunit: MDLDLSSLKKVVASLDAVLAETRNLTFMNSLTPVQKNAMIAGAIQNFEFTYELCWKFLKRWMENNISSESVEGITRRQLFRLAVESRLIDDVERWMIFHRAHNQTSHVYDEEVARDVYQSATEFLPAAKALLAALEARND; this comes from the coding sequence ATGGACCTAGATCTGAGCAGCCTGAAAAAAGTCGTGGCGTCTCTTGATGCCGTTCTGGCCGAAACCCGCAACCTGACATTCATGAACAGCCTGACGCCGGTGCAGAAAAACGCCATGATCGCCGGAGCAATTCAGAATTTTGAATTCACCTACGAACTCTGCTGGAAATTTCTCAAGCGCTGGATGGAAAACAACATCTCCAGTGAAAGTGTCGAAGGCATTACCCGCAGGCAACTCTTTCGTCTGGCCGTCGAGTCACGCCTGATCGACGATGTCGAGCGCTGGATGATCTTTCACCGTGCCCACAATCAGACCTCGCATGTCTACGATGAAGAGGTCGCCAGGGATGTCTACCAAAGCGCGACCGAATTTCTCCCCGCAGCCAAAGCCCTGCTGGCCGCCCTTGAAGCCCGCAATGATTGA
- a CDS encoding nucleotidyltransferase family protein, whose translation MIDLPQDTLESIRDILHRFVPDAEIRAFGSRVKGTARSHSDLDLVVVGAERLPRDPYYQLQDAFEESSLPFRVDVLDWHRISPEFRRHIEQGYEIIVAGRG comes from the coding sequence ATGATTGACCTGCCGCAAGACACCCTGGAATCGATCAGGGACATTCTGCACCGGTTTGTTCCCGATGCTGAAATCCGCGCCTTCGGTTCCCGCGTCAAAGGAACCGCCAGGTCACACTCCGACCTCGACCTGGTGGTGGTTGGAGCGGAGCGGTTGCCGCGTGATCCCTACTACCAACTGCAGGATGCTTTTGAGGAATCGTCACTGCCGTTCAGGGTTGACGTGCTTGACTGGCATCGAATCTCACCGGAATTTCGCCGGCATATTGAACAGGGGTACGAAATTATTGTTGCCGGAAGGGGATGA
- a CDS encoding STAS domain-containing protein, whose translation MEKIPILKVDNCLLVSIQIDMADQVALDLQDELSRRIVETGARGVLIDISCLDVVDSFIGRVLGEIAATARLLDAVTVVVGMQAAVAITLVELGMRLEGVLTALNVEMGMALLQKHLAAVPGLVRKAQDHDRPQDD comes from the coding sequence ATGGAAAAAATCCCCATTCTCAAAGTCGACAACTGCCTGCTGGTCAGTATCCAGATCGACATGGCCGACCAGGTGGCTCTCGACCTGCAGGACGAACTGAGCAGGCGCATTGTCGAAACCGGTGCCAGGGGGGTGCTGATCGACATCTCCTGCCTCGACGTGGTCGACTCCTTCATCGGCCGGGTTCTGGGAGAGATTGCCGCCACCGCCCGTCTGCTCGACGCCGTCACCGTGGTGGTCGGCATGCAGGCGGCCGTGGCAATCACCCTGGTGGAACTGGGCATGCGACTCGAAGGCGTTCTCACCGCCCTCAACGTCGAGATGGGCATGGCCCTGCTGCAGAAACACCTGGCCGCTGTTCCGGGCCTCGTTCGAAAGGCGCAGGATCATGACCGGCCGCAAGACGATTGA
- a CDS encoding anthranilate synthase component I family protein: protein MPAISLTLPLSRFDPLAVQLRLAANGPGFLESANLADRTGRYSIVPLRVRETWQLDRRERLVRQKDGNRQLLAGDCWQLLQQHLEQNSCTGGGLFPGGFFGLFGYDLAGSIEHLPRQARRDLPIPELWLCWVDLTAVYDHRDHLLTLAGLDDSVDLAAWGERVIDACREKLPVAEVSLRQPSQPVLSETDFRTMVDHAKDYIRAGDIYQANLSCRFDARLQGPSWALYQHLRKVNPAPFACLLRTPGVELISASPERLVSLRDGIAETRPIAGTRPRGYTPPEDHSLGEELLAHPKERAEHIMLLDLERNDLGKVCRVGSVEVDELMVLERYSHVTHIVSNVRGELRPECGPFELVRAMFPGGTITGVPKKRCMEIIDELEPTGRGSYTGSVGYLSANGNLDLNILIRGFQRCGDHLSYQVGAGIVADSDPQREWQECLAKGAAMAQTLEGL, encoded by the coding sequence ATGCCGGCCATCAGCCTGACCCTTCCCCTGTCCCGTTTCGATCCTCTCGCGGTCCAGCTGCGCCTCGCCGCGAACGGTCCCGGCTTTCTGGAAAGCGCCAACCTCGCTGACCGGACCGGCCGCTACAGCATCGTGCCGCTGCGGGTCCGCGAAACCTGGCAGCTGGACCGGCGGGAGCGCCTGGTCCGGCAAAAGGACGGGAACCGGCAGCTGCTGGCGGGGGATTGCTGGCAGCTGCTGCAGCAGCACCTGGAGCAGAACAGCTGCACCGGAGGCGGGTTGTTCCCGGGCGGTTTTTTCGGCCTCTTCGGCTATGACCTGGCCGGCAGCATCGAGCATCTTCCCCGACAGGCCAGGCGCGACCTGCCGATTCCCGAGCTCTGGCTCTGCTGGGTCGACCTGACCGCCGTCTACGACCACCGGGATCACCTCCTGACCCTGGCCGGCCTCGACGACAGCGTTGATCTCGCCGCCTGGGGCGAACGGGTGATCGACGCCTGCCGGGAAAAACTGCCTGTGGCAGAGGTCAGCCTGCGGCAGCCTTCGCAACCGGTCCTGAGTGAAACTGACTTCAGGACCATGGTCGATCATGCCAAGGATTACATCCGCGCCGGCGACATCTACCAGGCCAACCTCTCCTGCCGCTTCGATGCCCGGCTCCAGGGACCGTCCTGGGCCCTTTATCAACACCTGCGCAAGGTCAACCCGGCCCCCTTCGCCTGCCTGCTGCGCACCCCCGGAGTTGAGCTGATTTCCGCCTCGCCGGAACGACTGGTCAGCCTGCGTGACGGGATCGCCGAAACCCGGCCGATCGCCGGCACCCGGCCGCGCGGCTACACCCCGCCCGAGGACCACTCCCTCGGCGAGGAACTGCTGGCCCACCCCAAGGAGCGCGCCGAGCACATCATGCTGCTCGACCTCGAGCGCAACGATCTCGGCAAGGTCTGCCGTGTCGGCAGCGTCGAGGTCGACGAACTGATGGTGCTGGAGCGCTACTCCCACGTCACCCACATCGTTTCCAATGTCCGCGGTGAGCTGCGACCGGAATGCGGACCGTTCGAGCTGGTACGGGCGATGTTCCCCGGCGGCACCATAACCGGGGTGCCGAAAAAGCGCTGCATGGAAATCATCGACGAACTCGAACCGACCGGGCGCGGCAGCTACACCGGCAGCGTCGGCTACCTCTCGGCCAACGGCAATCTCGACCTGAACATCCTGATTCGCGGCTTCCAGCGCTGCGGCGATCACCTCAGCTACCAGGTCGGCGCCGGCATCGTCGCCGACTCGGACCCGCAACGCGAATGGCAGGAGTGCCTGGCCAAGGGCGCCGCCATGGCCCAGACTCTGGAGGGGCTGTGA
- a CDS encoding ATP-binding response regulator — translation MTPSDTRPARILLVDDNEPNRYTTARQLRQGGYRVEEATNGQQALERALTEEFDLVVLDVKLPDMDGRQVCRQLKNQPRTADLPILHLSAAAIDDHDRVEGLELGADAYLTQPVEPAVLRATIQALLRTKDATRRARENEERYRTLSNEFRQLLNALPDMLCSISGENVILWTNGEVEKQLDLTVDQLVGSHCQQVFHECHATSEPCPGRRAMQTGREAMEIFIDNQGRIWELRCIPTRNAAGALTGVIEMRRDITEQQRLEERLRQTEKLEAVGKLAGGVAHDYNNLLSVILSLSQLCCQRLEEDHPLTPVMKQILLAAERSAEITQQLLAFARRQITRPKLFDLNQRVDKSLIMLRRLVREDIELRFHRGGQLPSLRFDPAQLDQILLNLVINARDAIQEKITPGFQGVIELSTAFHRQKADGEAPDGQLLLSVRDNGTGMDEATRQRIFDPFFTTKGGGRGSGLGLATVYGIVRQNGGTIEVESEPGRGSCFTIFLPAISCETGRSRQEHPAPSDLSGNETLLVVDDELQVLTATRLLLEEAGYRVLTANSPAEAESLAAGNRDIALLLTDVVMPAMTGPELAGRLVADHPGFKVILMSGYADQELFDQMAVSYDELLLKPFTRERLLRKVRSVLNQPRPC, via the coding sequence ATGACCCCATCAGATACCCGGCCGGCGCGGATTCTGCTGGTCGACGACAACGAACCCAACCGCTACACGACCGCCAGGCAGCTCCGGCAGGGTGGTTATCGCGTCGAGGAGGCAACCAACGGCCAGCAGGCCCTGGAACGTGCCTTGACCGAAGAATTCGACCTGGTCGTTCTCGACGTCAAGCTCCCCGACATGGATGGCCGACAGGTCTGCCGGCAGCTGAAGAACCAGCCGCGAACCGCCGATCTGCCGATCCTGCACCTGAGTGCCGCCGCCATCGACGACCACGACCGGGTGGAAGGCCTGGAACTCGGAGCCGATGCCTATCTGACCCAGCCGGTCGAGCCGGCCGTGCTGCGAGCGACCATCCAGGCCCTGCTCAGAACGAAAGACGCCACCCGCAGGGCCCGGGAGAATGAGGAACGCTACCGCACCCTGTCGAACGAATTCCGCCAGTTGCTCAATGCTCTGCCCGACATGCTCTGCTCCATCTCCGGCGAAAATGTCATCTTGTGGACCAATGGCGAAGTCGAAAAGCAGCTGGACCTGACCGTCGACCAACTGGTCGGCAGCCATTGCCAGCAGGTATTTCACGAATGTCACGCCACCAGCGAACCGTGTCCGGGGCGAAGGGCGATGCAGACCGGCCGGGAGGCGATGGAAATCTTTATCGACAACCAGGGACGTATCTGGGAGTTGCGCTGCATTCCGACCCGGAATGCAGCGGGAGCGCTGACCGGAGTGATCGAAATGCGCCGCGACATCACCGAGCAGCAACGGCTCGAAGAACGGCTGCGCCAGACGGAAAAGCTGGAGGCGGTCGGCAAGCTGGCCGGCGGCGTGGCACACGACTACAACAATCTGCTCAGCGTCATCCTCTCCCTCTCTCAACTCTGTTGCCAGCGGCTGGAAGAGGATCATCCGCTGACACCGGTCATGAAACAGATCCTGCTGGCGGCGGAACGTTCGGCGGAAATCACCCAGCAGCTTCTTGCCTTCGCCCGCCGACAGATCACCCGGCCGAAACTGTTCGACCTGAACCAGCGGGTGGACAAATCCCTGATCATGCTGCGCCGGCTGGTCCGTGAAGACATCGAGCTGCGCTTTCATCGCGGCGGGCAACTGCCGTCTTTGCGCTTCGACCCGGCCCAGCTCGACCAGATTCTGCTCAATCTGGTGATCAACGCCCGCGACGCCATCCAGGAGAAGATTACTCCGGGATTTCAGGGCGTCATTGAACTCAGTACGGCCTTTCACCGGCAGAAGGCCGATGGCGAAGCCCCCGACGGCCAGCTGCTGCTGTCGGTACGCGACAACGGCACCGGCATGGACGAGGCCACCCGCCAGAGGATTTTCGACCCTTTCTTCACCACCAAGGGCGGCGGTCGCGGCTCGGGACTGGGGCTGGCGACCGTCTACGGCATCGTTCGGCAAAACGGGGGAACCATCGAGGTCGAAAGTGAACCGGGACGGGGAAGCTGCTTTACCATTTTCCTGCCGGCCATCTCCTGCGAAACCGGCAGATCCCGCCAGGAGCATCCTGCCCCCAGTGACCTGAGTGGCAACGAAACCCTGCTGGTGGTCGATGACGAACTGCAGGTTCTGACCGCCACCCGCCTGCTGCTGGAAGAGGCCGGCTATCGGGTCTTGACCGCCAATTCACCGGCGGAGGCGGAATCTCTGGCCGCCGGCAACCGGGACATTGCGCTGCTGCTGACCGATGTGGTCATGCCGGCAATGACCGGTCCCGAACTGGCCGGCCGGCTGGTTGCCGATCATCCCGGATTTAAGGTGATCCTGATGTCCGGTTATGCCGACCAGGAGTTGTTCGACCAGATGGCCGTCTCCTACGACGAACTGTTGCTCAAGCCTTTTACACGTGAACGTCTGCTGCGCAAGGTCCGCTCCGTTCTCAATCAGCCTCGCCCGTGTTGA
- a CDS encoding STAS domain-containing protein — protein sequence MSALKRLALLIQKHRDQLVDDWVALQQEALADKKRFISLSDLQHDAGDFFNVFEADLTAGEDAPLLDQTLLFLERLTNDRIERGFSVEQVTAAIFTLKKPLFRLLSEHLRDNPAEVLELTQASSDLLDQLGMHAVTRLVDIKEKLIRQQQSEMMELSTPTVKIWDGILALPLIGTLDSARTQSIMESLLDMIVATSSTVAILDITGVPTVDTMVAQHILKTVAAARLMGAECLISGIRPQIAQTMVHLGVGFQDVTTKATLAEALAHAFALRGLTVRKRERE from the coding sequence ATGTCTGCATTGAAACGTCTGGCATTGCTGATCCAGAAGCACAGAGACCAGCTGGTCGACGACTGGGTCGCCCTGCAGCAGGAGGCTCTTGCCGACAAGAAGCGCTTCATTTCACTAAGCGATCTGCAACACGACGCCGGAGACTTCTTCAACGTCTTCGAGGCCGATCTGACCGCCGGGGAAGATGCCCCCCTTCTCGACCAGACACTCCTCTTTCTCGAACGTCTGACCAACGACCGCATCGAGCGCGGCTTCTCCGTCGAGCAGGTCACTGCCGCCATCTTCACCCTGAAAAAGCCCCTGTTCAGGTTGTTGTCCGAGCATCTGCGTGATAACCCCGCGGAAGTCCTCGAACTGACCCAGGCCAGCTCCGACCTGCTTGATCAGCTCGGCATGCACGCCGTCACCCGCTTGGTCGACATCAAGGAAAAGCTTATCCGTCAGCAACAGTCAGAAATGATGGAGCTTTCCACCCCGACGGTCAAAATCTGGGACGGCATCCTCGCCCTGCCTCTCATCGGCACCCTCGACAGCGCCCGCACCCAGAGCATCATGGAATCGCTGCTCGACATGATCGTCGCCACCTCCTCCACGGTGGCCATTCTCGACATCACCGGCGTCCCCACCGTCGACACCATGGTCGCCCAACACATCCTGAAAACCGTCGCCGCAGCACGCCTGATGGGCGCCGAATGCCTGATCAGCGGCATCCGCCCGCAGATCGCCCAGACCATGGTCCATCTCGGTGTCGGCTTCCAGGACGTGACCACCAAGGCCACCCTGGCCGAAGCCCTCGCCCATGCTTTTGCCCTGCGCGGACTGACCGTCCGCAAACGCGAACGGGAGTGA
- a CDS encoding aminotransferase class IV, which yields MRIIISDGEPVTGGNLQVDVEDSGFLYGDSLFETLRAEQGELIWVGQHLERIETACRLSGILFDRQLAQQGLDEVCRRSGKTTARVRLTVSRGGPDGRPRQLVTACPYQPPATESYRNGVDCVYAANRRVNAVSHLPQMKRGNYADCLYASRQARAAGAFEALFIEPDGMLQEGAISNLFLLVDGVLLTPPAGDLVLPGIARAEILKAAKKIGLPVREQPLHRKLLADSAEVMLSNSLFGLIPVRSIAGHNLPRGPLAATLRKQLGFPFDST from the coding sequence GTGAGGATCATCATCAGCGACGGCGAACCGGTGACCGGCGGCAATCTGCAGGTGGATGTCGAGGACAGCGGCTTTCTGTACGGCGATTCCCTGTTCGAAACCCTGCGTGCCGAACAGGGGGAACTGATCTGGGTCGGGCAGCACCTGGAACGGATCGAGACCGCCTGTCGGCTGAGCGGCATCCTCTTTGACCGGCAACTGGCGCAACAGGGGCTGGATGAGGTCTGCCGCCGCAGTGGCAAAACAACGGCGCGGGTCCGGCTGACCGTCAGCCGCGGCGGTCCCGACGGCAGACCACGGCAACTGGTCACCGCCTGCCCCTATCAACCCCCGGCGACAGAGAGCTACCGTAACGGCGTGGACTGCGTCTACGCCGCCAATCGCCGGGTCAACGCCGTTTCCCACCTGCCGCAGATGAAGCGCGGCAATTACGCGGACTGCCTCTACGCCTCCCGCCAGGCACGCGCCGCCGGTGCCTTCGAAGCCCTGTTCATCGAACCGGACGGGATGCTGCAGGAAGGCGCGATCAGCAACCTGTTTCTGCTCGTTGACGGGGTCCTGCTCACCCCACCGGCCGGAGACCTGGTGCTGCCCGGCATCGCCCGCGCCGAGATCCTCAAGGCGGCAAAGAAGATCGGCCTGCCGGTCAGGGAACAGCCGCTGCACCGGAAACTGCTCGCCGACTCCGCCGAGGTCATGCTCAGCAACAGCCTGTTCGGCCTGATTCCGGTCCGCAGCATCGCCGGGCACAACCTCCCGCGCGGCCCCCTCGCAGCGACCCTGCGCAAACAGCTCGGTTTCCCGTTCGATTCGACTTGA